The following proteins are co-located in the Euwallacea fornicatus isolate EFF26 chromosome 16, ASM4011564v1, whole genome shotgun sequence genome:
- the LOC136344225 gene encoding aquaporin AQPAn.G-like isoform X2: MGFGRGDSKKHYFTNFMSELLGTSLLMFLGCMGCAPQADNPPAVHHMSSLSFGLVILLIIQIFGHVSGAHLNPAVTISTVILKMLSPLMALVYITAQFLGATVGFALLKILMPQEWVVPGFCATKPHPKVTPMQALAIESLITCVLILVCCAIWDRRNAEKQDSVPARFGFIIAAISMVAGPITGASMNTARSFAPAVLEGDYSHQWIYWIGPTVGAILGCGIYVFLFHHEEEKNDENGTELEEVNHMINQKP; this comes from the exons atgggATTTGGAAGGG GCGACTCAAAGAAACATTACTTCACAAACTTCATGTCGGAGCTGCTTGGAACTTCACTTCTCATGTTCCTCGGGTGCATGGGGTGCGCACCACAGGCCGATAATCCTCCAGCAGTTCACCACATGTCATCGCTATCATTCGGTTTAGTCATTTTACTCATTATACAG ATATTTGGGCATGTTTCAGGAGCCCACCTCAACCCAGCCGTGACTATTAGCActgtaatattaaaaatgttgtctCCCTTGATGGCTTTAGTATACATTACAGCTCAATTTTTAGGAGCTACTGTTGGGTTTGCTCTCTTGAAG attttgatgCCTCAAGAATGGGTGGTACCGGGTTTCTGCGCCACAAAACCCCATCCAAAAGTCACACCAATGCAAGCATTGGCAATAGAATCTCTTATTACTTGCGTACTAATTTTAGTCTGTTGTGCGATATGGGACAGAAGAAACGCCGAAAAGCAGGACTCCGTACCTGCCAGATTTGGATTTATTATAGCTGCAATTTCAATGGTCGCA GGCCCCATCACAGGAGCCAGTATGAACACTGCAAGATCATTCGCGCCAGCTGTGTTAGAAGGAGATTATTCTCATCAATGG ATCTACTGGATCGGACCAACTGTCGGTGCTATCCTGGGATGTGGCATCTATGTGTTCCTTTTTCAccatgaagaagaaaaaaacgatGAAAATGGTACTGAACTAGAGGAAGTTAATCATATGATTAATCAGAAACCGTAA